The Pseudomonadota bacterium nucleotide sequence TCCGGGCTCCACAGGGCAGGGTGCCAGGTAACGCCTGGGGGGTGTGAGCCCACGGAAAGTGCCACAGAAAACAAACCGCCAACCCCCGCTCACGCGGGGCGGCAAGGGTGAAAAGGTGCGGTAAGAGCGCACCGCGCCGGCCAACACCGGCGGCACGGTAAACCCCACCCGGAGCAAGACCAAATAGGGGGACGAGCCATCCCTTCCGAGGGTGGCGAAGCGCGGCCCGCGCGAGTCCCCGGGTAGGTCGCTAGAGGTGTGCGGCGACGTACATCCGAGATGAATGATTGCCCCGGGGCTCGAGAGGTACGCTTCTTGGGTCCCGGACAGAACCCGGCTTACAGGCCGGCTCCCCCTTCCCACCCGTGGCTCGTTGGAAAGTGCCGGTTCTCCTATCGGATTTTGATCCGCGCCCGGTCTCCTTGACAGGAGCCTGCGAGCTTCCTATAGTTCGGCGAAGTGGGGATTATTGGGGAGCAGTGGGTATTCTGCCCTGCCAGTGGGTATCCTGTGGGGGGCCATTGAGCGGAAAGTATGTTCCGGGACTTCGAGGGGAACACGCTTCTCAGCCTGGATGCCAAGGGCCGCATCGCGATCCCGAGCACCTATCGCGACGTGCTCGTGGCCGCGGGCGAAGCGTCCCTGGTGCTGACGGTGAGCCCCTACGATCCGTGCTTGTGGCTGTATCCGCAGAGCGAGTGGGCGGTGGCCAAGCTAAAGCTCCTGGAGCTGTCGGACTTCGACAAGCTGAGCCGACGCACCAAGCAGATGATGCGCGGGCATGCCGCGCCCTGCAACCCCGACGGGCAGGGCCGCATCCGCATCCCCGATCCCCTGCGCGAGTTCGCGGGGCTGGACCGGCAGATCACCTTCGTCGGTCAGGGCAATCGCTTCGAGATCTGGGATGGCGAGGCCTGGGTGACGGAGCGTAGCGAGTGGCAGCTTGAGGTGAGGTCCGGTGTGGGGACGGCGTCGGAGA carries:
- the mraZ gene encoding division/cell wall cluster transcriptional repressor MraZ, which codes for MFRDFEGNTLLSLDAKGRIAIPSTYRDVLVAAGEASLVLTVSPYDPCLWLYPQSEWAVAKLKLLELSDFDKLSRRTKQMMRGHAAPCNPDGQGRIRIPDPLREFAGLDRQITFVGQGNRFEIWDGEAWVTERSEWQLEVRSGVGTASEMLKQLAF